A DNA window from Penaeus vannamei isolate JL-2024 chromosome 5, ASM4276789v1, whole genome shotgun sequence contains the following coding sequences:
- the LOC113811403 gene encoding pro-resilin produces the protein MVPQLLGSLVCLSLAAATPYAQAPLPGQEGYRVQAPARIPSEVFSAPTVPPPPPPTPSQLYATPRQQEQEPAAAQQPTVVEDAPRAAGPPAPPPMEGMPYEFEWDVNDVENGLVYSHQESSDGVVAQGEYRVLLPDGRLQIVTFADRGQGYEAQVVYQDYSG, from the exons ATGGTCCCTCAG CTGCTCGGAAGTCTTGTCTGCCTGAGCCTGGCGGCAGCCACGCCATATGCCCAGGCACCGCTGCCAGGCCAAGAGGGCTACCGCGTGCAGGCGCCCGCGCGAATACCTTCGGAGGTCTTCAGCGCCCCCACAgtgcccccgccgccgcccccgacGCCCAGCCAGCTGTACGCCACGCCACGCCAGCAGGAGCAAGAGCCCGCCGCTGCCCAACAGCCCACTGTGGTTGAAGATGCGCCTCGCGCCGCCGGGCCTCCTGCCCCGCCTCCC ATGGAAGGCATGCCCTACGAGTTCGAGTGGGACGTGAACGACGTGGAGAACGGCCTGGTGTACAGCCACCAGGAGAGCTCTGACGGCGTCGTGGCCCAGGGCGAGTACCgggtcctccttcccgacggccgCCTCCAGATCGTCACCTTCGCCGACCGCGGCCAGGGCTACGAGGCCCAGGTCGTCTACCAGGACTACAGTGGTTAG